In the Burkholderia contaminans genome, ACGCGGCCGGTGCGCGCATCGGCGACGAAACGGTGGTCGGCGTGCGCACGACGATCACGTTCTGAAGCACGGCCTGAAGCAAACACGGGCCGGACGGCCGCTTGCGCGACCGGCCGGCCCGTGGGTTCTCTTGCAACACCAGCGCGCGGCCCGCGCCGCGCGTCACTCGCCGTACAGCCCGAGCAGTTTCAGCGTGACGCCGTTGGTCCAGCCGAAGCCGTCCTGCAACGGATACTCGCCTCCCCCGCCGCCGCCCGTGCCGGCGCCTTCGACCACGTACTTCTCGACGAGCTTGCCTTCGGTCGCATACACGTGCTTCACGTCGGACAGGAAACGCGTGCCGATGTCCTTCGCGAGCGCCGGTTCGCCATAGCGGCGCAGCCCGTCGATTGCGATCCACTGCAACGGCGCCCAGCCGTTCGGCGCATCCCACTGCTGCCCGGTGTTCTCGGTGGTCGTCGCGAGGCCACCCGGCTGCAGCAGCGTCTTGCGCACCTCGCGCGCGGTCGCCTTCGCGCGCTCGGGCCACGCCACGCCCGCGAACAGCGGATACAGCGCAGCGGCCGTCACGGCGTCGCGCGGCTTGCGCAGTTGCCAGTCGTAGTCGCCGTAGTAGCCTTTTCGATTCCACAGATAGCGGTTGATCGCGGCCGCGCGCCGCGCCGCGCGCGCGGAAAAATCGGTCACGCACGCAACGTCGCGCGTGACCGCACAGCCCTTCACGATCGTCGTCTCGAGATGGAACATCAGGCTGTTCAGGTCGACCGGCACGATCGACGTCGTGCGGATCGTCGCGAGCGTCTTGCCGTCGCCGAACCAGCGCGAACTGTAGTCCCAGCCGCTTTCGGCGCCCGCACGCAGGTCGCGATAGACCTCGTTCGCCGGACGCCCCGGCACCGACTTCGCGGTCGTCACGTCCTCGAGATACGACTCGTCGCGCGGCGTATCGCTCGCGTCCCAGTAGCGGTTCAGCACCGCGCCGTCGGGCATCGCGACTACATTGCGCGTGGCCTGCCCGCGCGGCGTCGTGGCTTCGCCCTGCATCCAGTACGCATGCTCCTTGCGCAGCTCCGGCAGGTATTTCTGGTAGACCTTGTCGCCTTCGGCCTGCGCGGCGAGCGTGACCATGTACGCGAAGAACGGCGGCTGCGAGCGGCTCGCGTAGTACGTGCGGTTGCCGTTCGGGATGTGCCCGATCGTATCGATCAGGTGGGCGAAGTTGTCGAGCATGTCGTCGACGAGATCCTCGCGGCCCGACACCTGCAACCCGAGCATCGTGAAATAGGTATCCCAGTAGTAGCCTTCGCGGAAACGGCCGCCGGGCACGACATACGGTTTCGGCAGCGGGATCAGCGAGCTGTACGGCGGCACCGTCGTGCTCGTGCGCGTGAGCTGCGGCCACAGCCAGTCGATGTGCTGGCGCAGCGTCTGGTTCGGCGGGGGCGTCACGCCGCCTTCCGGCGGCGGCGTGAAATGCTGCGCGACGAACGCCTTCAGCGAGAAGCCCGGCTGCGATTTCTGTTGCTGATACAACTGCACGATCGTCGCGGGATCGCTATCGGGCGTCGCGTCGACGAAGGTCTTCTGGTCGGGATAGATCTGCGCGGTCTGCACCGCGACGAACAGGTCGCCGTAGAGCTGGCTCGGCGGCGGCAGCAGCGTGCCCGATGCGGCGGTGGCAATTGCAGCTGTTGCCGGCGGTGGCGACTGGGCAGCGGCCTGGTTCGCGTTGTCGGCCTGCGCGGCGCAGCCGGCAACGGCGAGATAGGCGACGGCCAGTGCGGCGGCCCAGCGAAGCCGCGGCGTGGGCGGCGCGGGTGGCGGTGCGAGTCGGGCTGCGGAACGACTTGAGAAGCGACTCGAGATGCGCGATGCGATCGATGCGACACGACGTGACGTCATGACGTGTCCCCTCCTTTCGATGGTGAGTGGGTCGGCACGAGGTCTCGTTCGCGCGCGCGCTCGTCTCGATGGCCTTCGATCGATGCGCGTCGTTTTGTGGTGCGAGTGGGCCCGACTTTCGCACGAAACGTGCACATCAAGCAAGTTTCGATTCGGGCGCCTCGCGCAGAAAACCGCGCCTGACTCGCCACGCGTGCGTAGCGGGCGCATCCGCATCGGTCTCGCCGGACGCCCCGCTGCATCGACGCACCCTTTCACGATCGCGAGCAGAGCATGCGCGACGACGTCGGGCGCGGCGCATCGCACGGCCCGAGCCCGACCCTGAACCCGTGCAGCAGCGACGCGCAGTCGTTCTTTCCACGCCGCCGCCAGGCAGGACGACTGTTGCAACATGCGGAACAACTGTTGTCGTACGTGACTCAACGGTCACATTGTGGGCATAATGGCGTCTTTACCGCGCGCCCAGCCCATGTCGCCCGTCTTTCTAGCACCGCTCATCGTTGCCTGTGCGTTGTTCATGGAAAGCGTCGACGCGAACATCATCGTCACCGCCCTCCCCGCGATGGCGAGGGACTTCGGGCACAACCCCGTCACATTGAACATTGCGATCACGGCCTACGTGGTCGGGCTCGGCGTGTTCATCCCGATCTGCGGCTGGCTGGCCGACCGCTTCAGCGCACGCTCCGTATTCCGCACCGCGATCGGCATCTTCGTCGTCGGCTCGCTGATGTGCGCGGCATCCAATTCCCTCGGCGTGCTCACGTTCGCGCGCTTCATCCAGGGCGTGGGCGGCGCGATGATGGTGCCCGTCGGCCGCATCATCATCTTCCGCGCCGTGCCGCGCTCGGATCTCGTGCGCGCGATGAACTACCTCGCGATTCCCGCGCTGTTCGGGCCCACGGTCGGGCCGCTCGTCGGCGGCTTCATCACGACCTACCTGCACTGGCGGATGATCTTCTTCATCAACGTGCCGATCGGCATCTACGGGATCTACCTCGCGAGCAAGCACATCGCGAACACGCGCGAGCCCGATCCCGGCCCGCTCGACTGGTTCGGATTCCTGCTGTCGGCCAGCGGCGCCGCGCTGCTGCTGATGGGCCTCACGCTGATCGACGGCTCGCTCACGTCACGCTCGAACGCGCTCGTCATGTGCGTGGCCGGCACCGTCCTGCTCGCGCTGTACGTACCGTACGCGCGCCGCAAGGAGCGCCCGGTGCTCGACCTCAGCTTCCTCAAGATCCCGACGTATCACGCGAGCGTCGTCGGCGGGTCGCTGTTCCGTATCGGCCTCGGCGCGGTGCCGTTCCTGCTGCCGCTCGCGCTGCAGGAAGGGCTCGGCATGAGCGCGTTCCATTCGGGGCTCATCACGTGCGCGTCCGCGTTCGGCGGCGCGATGAGCCGCTCGACGGCCACCCACACGCTGCGCCGCTTCGGCTTCCGCACGGTGCTGATCTACAACGCGGCCTTCGCGGGGCTCGCGATCGCCGCGTACGGTGTGTTCCATCCCGGCATGGCGACCTGGGCGATCTGGCTGATCGTGCTCGTCGGCGGCATCTTCCCCGCACTGCAGTTCACGAGCCTGAACTCGATGATCTACGCGGACATCTCGCCGCGCGACGCCGGCCGCGCGACGAGCCTCGGCAGCGTCGTGCAGCAGATGTCGCTCGGTCTCGGCGTGACGGTCGCCGGCCTCGTGCTGCACATTTCGCACTGGCTGCAGGGCCATCAGAAGATGATGTGGTCGGATTTCTGGCCCGCGTTCCTCGTGGTCGGGCTGTGCTCGTTCGCGTCGATTCCGATCACGCGGCGGCTGCCGCCCGGCGCCGGCGACGAAGTCGCGCGCGGCAAGCGGCAATAAGCGGCGGGCACCGCGAAATCATTTTCGCCGCCATCGCGCTGCCGGCAAATTGCATCGCTTTTTATTTTCGAACGTCGGATTTATTCAAAAAACAGAAACGCCGAAAACGCAGGCCGAAAGCGCAATCTGAAAACGGCATCGATCTGAAAACCCGGCTGTCCGGAATCCCCCCGGGTCTCGCATTGTCCGGCGCAACGCCTGCCCGGCCGTGCGTTCGGCGCGCCGCGGCATCGCACACGCGGATCACTTGAAAATCCGGAATAAATGGCCCAATAATGAGCGGGCACATCGGCGCAAACATTATCCCCACGCCGACATTCGAGTAGCCGGCATAACAATCCCATCCGCTGCTTCACGTTTCGATCGCTTCCTCGCCTCGAAGGAGTCTCCATGACTCAAGAGCTGATTTTGCGCGCGCCGGAACCACTCGCCGCCAACTCGCCCGTCGCGCCGGGCGTTGTACCGCATCCGTTACCCACGCATCTCGCCGTCATTCTCGATGGCAACCGGCGCTGGGCAGACCGGCTCGGCGTGCCGGCCGCCGAGGGCTACCGGGCCGGCGGTCGCAACGTGCATGCGCTGCTGTCGTGGTGCGAGGAAGCCGGCATCCCATTCGTCACGCTGTGGCCGCTGTCCACCGAGAACCTCGGTCGCGACGCAGGGGAACTGCGCGACCTGCTCGCGGTGATCGCCGACGTCTTCGATGAACTCGCCGCCAGCGGCCGCTGGCGCCTGCATGTGATCGGCGACCTGACGAAGCTCCCGCGCGCCACGGCCGAGCGCATCGGCGCCGCGCAACGACGCACGGCCCACACGCGCGGGCTCGACGTGAACATCGCGGTCGCGTACAGCGGCCGCCTCGACGTGCTGCACGCGATCCGCTCGCTGATCGAGGAACACGTCGCGGCCGGCACCGTCGACCAGTTGCTCGCGCAGCTCAGCCCCGAGCTGATCGAGAGCCGGCTCTATACGGCCGGCCAGCCGGAGCCCGATCTCGTGATCCGCACATCGGGCGAGCAGCGCCTGTCGAATTTCATGCTCTGGCAAACCGCTTTCTCGGAGTTCTATTTCACGCCGACGTGCTGGCCGGATTTCGGACGCGACGATTTCGAACAGGCCATCGCTGCCTACGGCACACGCGCGCGCCGGTTCGGCAAGTAGGCCGCGCCGCCCTTCACGACATCCGTCGTCACCCGCCATCCGCGAGATACATCATGCCCCCCGTCGAAACCGTTGCCGCCGCGCCCGCGCTGACGCTGCCGCACCTGTTCCATCCGTTCGAAACGCCCGTGCATCCCGATGCCGACCGTGCTGAAGCCGACCTGCATGCGTGGATGAACGGCCACGGTCTGCTCGACGATCCGCGCTGGGCCAGCGGCATCCGCCACGGCAAGGTCGGCGAATACTGCGCGCGCGTCTATCCCCATTCGACCTTCGACGGCCTGTGCACGACGACCCGCGCATACGGCTGGATCTTCTCGATCGACGACGGCCTGTGCAGCCTGCACGGCGCCGCGCGCTCCCCTGGCGACCTCGGCGCGCTCTACCTGTGGCTGTACGAGATGATCGCCGATCCGGCCGGCCATGATCCGGTGCCGCTGCGTACCGCGCTGGCGGCACGGCTGCCGCACATGGCCGCGTTCCTGCCTGCATTGCAACGGGCAACGCAGGACATCTGCACGCGTATCGCGGCCACGTCCACGCGCGCGCAATACGCACGCTGGACGGCCGGCATGATGACGTTCCTGTTCTCGACGCTGTGGGAAGCCGGCCGGTACGCGACGGACGTCGTGCCGAGCGAAGCCGAATACCTTTCCGGACGCACGTACAACGGATGCGGTGAAGGTGCGTTTGCGCTGATCGACATCGCCGCGGGCTACGAAGCGCCTGCCGCGTTCTATGCCGACGAAGAGGTTCAGCGCCTGCGCAAGCTGTCCGGCCTGATCCTGTGCCTGTGCAACGACATCTTTTCATATCCGAAGGAAGCCGGCGAATCGAGCAGCAATCTCGTCTGCGTCCTGATGCACGAAAGAGGGCTCGCACCGCAAGCCGCGCTCGACGAGGCGGCCCGGATCCACAACGGATATCTGGCTGAGTATCTGGATCTGGAAACACGGGTGCGGCCGCGCACCGGCGACCGGACGTCGCTACGCCTGCTTGACGATGCCCGCGCGTACATTCGCGGCAACTACGACTGGCATTTCGGCTCGCCGCGTTACGGCGCGGCTCGGCACTACGACCTGTCGCGCGCGCTGCGGCCCGGGGAAACGAGTGTCGCGATCTGACGGGTCGCAACAGCGGGGAAAACCGGAAAATACAAAAAAATCAGCGGACATCCACACGGGGCCGGTGCACAGCCGCATGGATGTCCGCTCAGGGCTCCGGGTCTCCCGATGGGGGTTGAGAATCCCGGATTCGCTTCCTGCGTGCCATGGACATATGTGCGTCGGAAGCAAAATCGTTGCGCGTATTTATCGTCGCGCCATGAAGTGCACTATAGGGAAACTTGCAAAACGCGTCTGTCAAGCATTGTCAGACGCCGTGCATCGGCACGTCGCACGCGCGCGCCGCTTTCGCGCTAAAGTGGTTCCCGACCATCACTCCCGGCCGCCCTTCCGATGCTTACGCTCTCGACCGCCGCCGCCCGCGCGCTGCATCTCGCCGCGCAAGGCCTGCTGACGCCGCCCCGCCGCAAGGCAACCAAATCCGACGTGCTCGACGCGATCCGCCGGATGGCGCAGTTGCAGATCGACACCATTCACGTCGTCGCGCGCAGCCCGTATCTCGTGCTGTTCAGCCGTCTCGGCGATTTCTCGCCGCAGTGGCTCGACGAACATCTCGCCGAGGCACGCCTGTTCGAATACTGGTCGCACGAAGCGTGCTTCCTGCCGGTCGAGCAGTTCGGCCTGATGCGCTACAAGATGCTCGATCCGTCGGGAATGGGCTGGAAGTACGCGGCCGAGTGGCATGAGCAGAATCGTCCCGACATCGAGCGGCTGCTCGAGCGGATTCGCGCCGAGGGCCCGGTACGGTCGGCCGATTTCGCTCGCGAGGATGGCGTGAAAGGCAACGGCTGGTGGGATCGCAAGCCCGAGAAGCGGCACCTGGAAGTGCTGTTCACGACGGGCGACCTGATGGTGTCGGAACGCCGCAATTTCCAGCGCGTGTACGACGTGCGCGAGCGCGTGCTGCCCGACTGGGACGATACGCGCGACCTGCCGCCGCGCAGCGCCGTGCTGCCCGCGCTGCTCGACTACACGTGCCGGGCGCTCGGCGTCGTGCGTGCGGACTGGGTGGCCGACTACTATCGGCTGCCGCGCCGCTCCTACCGCGCCGAACTCGAGCAGCTCGCCAGCGCGGGCGACCTGATCCCGGTGGCGATCGACGACTGGAAGGAGCCGGCCTACGTGCATCGCTCGCTCGAAGCGCTGCTGCCGGCCGCGGAGGCCGACACGCTGCGCTCGACGGTCACGACGCTGCTGTCGCCGTTCGATCCGGTGGTATGGGACCGGCGGCGTGCGTCGACCCTGTTCGGTTTCGACTACACGATCGAATGCTATACGCCCGGGCACAAGCGGCGTTACGGCTATTTCTGCCTGCCGGTGCTGCATCGCGGGCGGCTGGTCGGGCGCATCGACGCGAAGGCGCATCGCACGCTCGGCACGTTCGAACTGAAGGCCGTGCATGTCGAGCCGGGCGTGCGGGTCGGCACGGGGCTCGCAGCCGATGTCGCGAAGGCAGTGAAGAAGCTCGCGGCGTGGCACGGCACGCCGGAAGTCACGGTCGGGCATCAGGCCCCGCCGGAACTGGTGAAGGCGCTGGCCGGCGCGTAGACGTCTGCGCGCCCGGCTGACCCGGCGGCGGCGTGCGCCGCCGGCCGTCAATCAGTCGCGCAGCTTGCGGAAACGCGGCGTGCCGTCTTCGAGGTTCCCGTTGAACATCGCTTCCGGACGGACCCACAGCCCGCGCGCATGCGGCCACAGGTGTTCGTACACGACCACCGATTCCTCGGTTTCGGAATGGCGGGCAACGCCGATGTAGCGATACAGCCCGCCCTTGTAATGGCGATGCGTCGCGAGCTGTTCGGCTTCCTGTTCGGTCATGATGGGCTTCTCTTCGGCAAAAACGGAAAGCGCGTATTGTATGCGCTGCGCCGCGCGTCAGCGTTTCGCGTAGATGTCCGGGCGGCGGATCTCCATCACGCGCTCCGGATTCGCGCACGGCTCGAAGCCGACCGGCCGGTACAGCGCGTGCGCATCGGACGTCACGAGCATGATACGGCGCAGCCCCTGCACCCACTCCTGCGCGAACACGTGGTCGATCAGCGCGCGGCCGTAGCCGTTGCCGCGTTCGGCCGGCAGCACGAACACGTCGCACAGGTACGCGAACGTCGCGTGATCGGTCACGAGCCGCGCGAAGCCGACGAGCCGGTCGCCCACGTAGGCGCCGAAACACAGCGAGCCCTCGATCGCCCGCTCGACCACGTCGCGCGGAATGCCCTGCGACCAGTACGCGTCGCGATGCAGGAAGTCGAAGATCGCGTCGACGTCGAGTTCGCGCTTGTCGGTGGAAAATCTCAGCGTGGCAGGGGTGGCAGCGGGCACGTCGGTCTCCGGTCGGGATGGCGGAAGGCGAGACGCTGACGATACCGCGCGGCGCGGCGGGGTACAAGCGGCGCCGACCATCCTGACGAAGCGAAGAAGCTGCTCAACTACCTCGCGTCGCCGCAGGCGCAACCGACCATGCAGGCGACGAGCATGGATTCGGTGACAATATCGCCTGCCCCATAAACCCGCCACGCCGCTTCATGCCCTATCGCCTCATCGCATTCGACTTCGACGGCACGCTCGCCGATTCGCTCGACAGCTTTCTCGCGGCGCTGTCGGAAGCGTCGCGCATGCACGGTTTTCGCGACGCCACGCCCGAGCTGCGCCCGGCGCTGCGCGGCATGTCGGCGCGCGACATCATTCGCGCGCTCGACGTGCCGATGTGGAAAGTGCCGCGCGTGACGATCGACATGCGCCGCCTGATGCAGCCGCGCGTCGCCCAAGTGGCGCTGTTCCCCGGCGTCGCCGAAACGTTCGACGCGCTCGCCGCGCGCGGTATCCGCATCGCGATCGCCACGTCGAATACCGAGGCGATCGTGCGCGACCGGCTCGGCCCGCACGCCAGCAGCCGCGTCGAGCATTTCGCGTGCGGCATTCCGCTGTTCGGCAAGGCACGCCGCCTGCGCGCACTCGTTCATGAGGCCGGCGTGCGCAGCGACGAAGTGCTGTACGTCGGCGACGAAATCCGTGATGCCGAAGCGGCTCGACGCGCGCGCATTGCATTCCAGGGCGTCGCGTGGGGATACACCGCGCCGGACGCGCTGCAGGCGCATTGCGCGACACCGTTGCTGCCGCGTCTCGACGCATTGCTCGATCGCGTGTGACGCATTCGTGCGCTGCGCACGTCCAGCGCCCGGCGCCCGGTTGGATCCATCGTTCGATTCATGCGACATCGCGCGGCCCGGCACCACAACGATGAAAAGCCGATGACACACACGTGCATCCCGCACGCCCGATACGCGCAAAAATTGCCGCCGCGGCGCACGCGACAGGTACGCAATACCTGTCGCCACGCTGGCTCATCGATTCGTCTTACCAACCGTTACACAAACCACAGCGCGGTTGCACCTGCCACCGGAACGCTCTCCTAGAATCGGTCGGGCCGGGAAACGCTTCGACCGACGCCGCGGCAGAGCGGCGGTCGAATCCGGCCCGGGCGCGCCCGGTCTCTCGCACAGCGACGGATCTCGTGATCCGTTTTTCAACCAGAGCCCCGATCGAAAGGAGGTCCCATGAACCGCTTTCCCCCCATCTCGCGCCTTGCTTTGTCTGCCGCTGGCCTGCTTCTCGTCGCCGTGACGGCGACCGCGCAAACCGCACAACCGGCACCGGCCGCACCGAACGCACCGGCCGCCGCCGCGACGCGCATCCACGAAGCCGACCAGGCCTTCATCACCGACGGCACGAAGACCGTGTCGACGCAGCACGACGCGGCACGCATCGCCGATTCGCGCACGTCGGACAGCCAGGTCAAGGCGTTCGCGCAACGCGTGTCGACCGACGATGAAAAGATCATCCAGGCGATGCGCGCAGCCAGCCCGCGCGGCGTCGACGTGCCGGCCAACGACCCCGACACGGCCGTGCTGAGCAGCATCAAGAACCTGCGCGGCGCCGAGTTCGACAAGGCGTATATCGAGCAGGTCGCGCTCGCCGGCCAGCAGAAGGCCATCTCGGCATTCCAGGCCGAAATCGCGTCGGGCCGCGACACGAAGCTGAAGGAAGTCGCACGCCAGTCGCTGCCGATCCTGCAGAAGCACTACGCCGACGCGCAGAAGCTCGCGGAGCGCCATCACCTCGCATCGGCGCAGTAAGTAACGCGCCGCAGCGCCGCACATCACGCGCGGCGCACGGCTTCCCCTGTCGTCGCGTCGCCGCCCCCCCCTTCCGGCGGCGCGACGCATGTCAAACGTCGCGCTTCACGCGTTACGCGTCACGTAGCGAGCTTCGCCAACAGCCGCGCACGTACTTCCGGCCATTCATCGTCGATGATGCTGAAGCGCACCGAATTGCGCTTGCGGCCATCCGGCATGATCCGTTCGTGCCGCACGATACCTTCCTGCTTCGCGCCGAGCCGCAGGATCGCCGCGCGCGATTTCTCGTTCAGCTCGTCGGTCGTGAACTGCACGCGCACGCATTGCAGCACGTCGAACGCATAGCCCAGCAACAACCATTTCGCTTCGGTATTCGCGCGCGTGCGCTGCGCCGATTCGCTCAGCCACGTGTGGCCAATCTCGAGCTTGCGGTTCTTGCGATCGATCTTCCAGAAACGCGTGCTGCCGATCACGCGGCCCGACGCGCGATCGACGATCGCAAACGGCATCACGGTGCCGGCCGAGCGCCCCTGCAATGCGGTGTCGATATACGCGTCGATCGTCTGGGGGCCCGGCACGACCGTGACCTTCAGGTTCCACAACTGGCCATCCGCGGCAGCGTCCAGCAGCGCCTGCCGGTCGGATGAATCGAGCGGCCTCAGTTCGACGCGTTCGCCGGTGAGGATCGGTGGTTCGAGGGAAGCAGAAACGTCGGTCATGAAGGGTTCCGATGAAAGGTTCCGGAAAGAGGCGGCGATGGCGGCGAAACACCGATGATACGGCCGCGTCAGCCGAGGAGCGCTGCCAACCGGCGGCGAATCGCCTTCGCCTCGCTGCGCAGTGCGTCGGCAAACGCATCGACGAGCAGGCTCTTGGGCCGGTGCTCGGGCACGATCACGCTGACGCGGTACGGAAACGATCGCGTGAGCGGCCGCACGTGCAGGTCGCGCCCGACGAAATCGAGCGCGGTCAGCGGATTGACGATAGCGGCACCGAGCCCCTGCCGCACGAACGCGCACACCGACACGGCCGACGGGGTTTCGACGACCGAGCGCGGCGCCACGCCGAGCTGCGCGAACGCCTCGTCGATCAGGATGCGGTATGGATCGTTCAGCGACAGGCTCACGAACGGGCGATCCGCGAGATCCGGCAGATCGATCGCGTCCTGCGCGAGGAGCGGATGGCCGTCGGGCAGCACGCACACTTCATCGAATTCGAGCAGCGGCGTGAGCACCGTGCCGGCCGGCGCGACGTCGCGCTCGGTCAGCCCGAGGTCGTAACGCTGCGCGGTCAGCCACTCTTCGATCACCGGCGATTCCTGCGTCGCCACCGACACGCTGACGCCCGCGTGCTTCTCGCTAAAACGCCGGCACGCACCGGGCAGGATCGCGTGCGAGAACGCCGGCAGCGCGATCACCGACAACTGCCCGTCGCGAAACTCGCGCAGGCGCGTGGCGGTTGCCGCGACGCGTTCAAGCCCCACATACGCAAGCCGCACGTCGTCGAACAGCGTGAGCGCGGCCATCGTCGGCCGCAGCCGGCCG is a window encoding:
- a CDS encoding DUF4142 domain-containing protein, encoding MNRFPPISRLALSAAGLLLVAVTATAQTAQPAPAAPNAPAAAATRIHEADQAFITDGTKTVSTQHDAARIADSRTSDSQVKAFAQRVSTDDEKIIQAMRAASPRGVDVPANDPDTAVLSSIKNLRGAEFDKAYIEQVALAGQQKAISAFQAEIASGRDTKLKEVARQSLPILQKHYADAQKLAERHHLASAQ
- the uppS gene encoding polyprenyl diphosphate synthase, which gives rise to MTQELILRAPEPLAANSPVAPGVVPHPLPTHLAVILDGNRRWADRLGVPAAEGYRAGGRNVHALLSWCEEAGIPFVTLWPLSTENLGRDAGELRDLLAVIADVFDELAASGRWRLHVIGDLTKLPRATAERIGAAQRRTAHTRGLDVNIAVAYSGRLDVLHAIRSLIEEHVAAGTVDQLLAQLSPELIESRLYTAGQPEPDLVIRTSGEQRLSNFMLWQTAFSEFYFTPTCWPDFGRDDFEQAIAAYGTRARRFGK
- a CDS encoding winged helix-turn-helix domain-containing protein, producing the protein MLTLSTAAARALHLAAQGLLTPPRRKATKSDVLDAIRRMAQLQIDTIHVVARSPYLVLFSRLGDFSPQWLDEHLAEARLFEYWSHEACFLPVEQFGLMRYKMLDPSGMGWKYAAEWHEQNRPDIERLLERIRAEGPVRSADFAREDGVKGNGWWDRKPEKRHLEVLFTTGDLMVSERRNFQRVYDVRERVLPDWDDTRDLPPRSAVLPALLDYTCRALGVVRADWVADYYRLPRRSYRAELEQLASAGDLIPVAIDDWKEPAYVHRSLEALLPAAEADTLRSTVTTLLSPFDPVVWDRRRASTLFGFDYTIECYTPGHKRRYGYFCLPVLHRGRLVGRIDAKAHRTLGTFELKAVHVEPGVRVGTGLAADVAKAVKKLAAWHGTPEVTVGHQAPPELVKALAGA
- a CDS encoding LysR family transcriptional regulator is translated as MLTHRHIEVFRALMVTGSTTRAAEMLYTSQPTISRELARMEQVVGFALFERAHGRLRPTMAALTLFDDVRLAYVGLERVAATATRLREFRDGQLSVIALPAFSHAILPGACRRFSEKHAGVSVSVATQESPVIEEWLTAQRYDLGLTERDVAPAGTVLTPLLEFDEVCVLPDGHPLLAQDAIDLPDLADRPFVSLSLNDPYRILIDEAFAQLGVAPRSVVETPSAVSVCAFVRQGLGAAIVNPLTALDFVGRDLHVRPLTRSFPYRVSVIVPEHRPKSLLVDAFADALRSEAKAIRRRLAALLG
- a CDS encoding terpene synthase family protein; this translates as MPPVETVAAAPALTLPHLFHPFETPVHPDADRAEADLHAWMNGHGLLDDPRWASGIRHGKVGEYCARVYPHSTFDGLCTTTRAYGWIFSIDDGLCSLHGAARSPGDLGALYLWLYEMIADPAGHDPVPLRTALAARLPHMAAFLPALQRATQDICTRIAATSTRAQYARWTAGMMTFLFSTLWEAGRYATDVVPSEAEYLSGRTYNGCGEGAFALIDIAAGYEAPAAFYADEEVQRLRKLSGLILCLCNDIFSYPKEAGESSSNLVCVLMHERGLAPQAALDEAARIHNGYLAEYLDLETRVRPRTGDRTSLRLLDDARAYIRGNYDWHFGSPRYGAARHYDLSRALRPGETSVAI
- the treA gene encoding alpha,alpha-trehalase TreA, with product MTSRRVASIASRISSRFSSRSAARLAPPPAPPTPRLRWAAALAVAYLAVAGCAAQADNANQAAAQSPPPATAAIATAASGTLLPPPSQLYGDLFVAVQTAQIYPDQKTFVDATPDSDPATIVQLYQQQKSQPGFSLKAFVAQHFTPPPEGGVTPPPNQTLRQHIDWLWPQLTRTSTTVPPYSSLIPLPKPYVVPGGRFREGYYWDTYFTMLGLQVSGREDLVDDMLDNFAHLIDTIGHIPNGNRTYYASRSQPPFFAYMVTLAAQAEGDKVYQKYLPELRKEHAYWMQGEATTPRGQATRNVVAMPDGAVLNRYWDASDTPRDESYLEDVTTAKSVPGRPANEVYRDLRAGAESGWDYSSRWFGDGKTLATIRTTSIVPVDLNSLMFHLETTIVKGCAVTRDVACVTDFSARAARRAAAINRYLWNRKGYYGDYDWQLRKPRDAVTAAALYPLFAGVAWPERAKATAREVRKTLLQPGGLATTTENTGQQWDAPNGWAPLQWIAIDGLRRYGEPALAKDIGTRFLSDVKHVYATEGKLVEKYVVEGAGTGGGGGGEYPLQDGFGWTNGVTLKLLGLYGE
- a CDS encoding GNAT family N-acetyltransferase, with product MTDVSASLEPPILTGERVELRPLDSSDRQALLDAAADGQLWNLKVTVVPGPQTIDAYIDTALQGRSAGTVMPFAIVDRASGRVIGSTRFWKIDRKNRKLEIGHTWLSESAQRTRANTEAKWLLLGYAFDVLQCVRVQFTTDELNEKSRAAILRLGAKQEGIVRHERIMPDGRKRNSVRFSIIDDEWPEVRARLLAKLAT
- a CDS encoding MFS transporter, with the translated sequence MSPVFLAPLIVACALFMESVDANIIVTALPAMARDFGHNPVTLNIAITAYVVGLGVFIPICGWLADRFSARSVFRTAIGIFVVGSLMCAASNSLGVLTFARFIQGVGGAMMVPVGRIIIFRAVPRSDLVRAMNYLAIPALFGPTVGPLVGGFITTYLHWRMIFFINVPIGIYGIYLASKHIANTREPDPGPLDWFGFLLSASGAALLLMGLTLIDGSLTSRSNALVMCVAGTVLLALYVPYARRKERPVLDLSFLKIPTYHASVVGGSLFRIGLGAVPFLLPLALQEGLGMSAFHSGLITCASAFGGAMSRSTATHTLRRFGFRTVLIYNAAFAGLAIAAYGVFHPGMATWAIWLIVLVGGIFPALQFTSLNSMIYADISPRDAGRATSLGSVVQQMSLGLGVTVAGLVLHISHWLQGHQKMMWSDFWPAFLVVGLCSFASIPITRRLPPGAGDEVARGKRQ
- a CDS encoding HAD hydrolase-like protein, whose product is MPYRLIAFDFDGTLADSLDSFLAALSEASRMHGFRDATPELRPALRGMSARDIIRALDVPMWKVPRVTIDMRRLMQPRVAQVALFPGVAETFDALAARGIRIAIATSNTEAIVRDRLGPHASSRVEHFACGIPLFGKARRLRALVHEAGVRSDEVLYVGDEIRDAEAARRARIAFQGVAWGYTAPDALQAHCATPLLPRLDALLDRV
- a CDS encoding DUF1653 domain-containing protein, which translates into the protein MTEQEAEQLATHRHYKGGLYRYIGVARHSETEESVVVYEHLWPHARGLWVRPEAMFNGNLEDGTPRFRKLRD
- a CDS encoding GNAT family N-acetyltransferase encodes the protein MPAATPATLRFSTDKRELDVDAIFDFLHRDAYWSQGIPRDVVERAIEGSLCFGAYVGDRLVGFARLVTDHATFAYLCDVFVLPAERGNGYGRALIDHVFAQEWVQGLRRIMLVTSDAHALYRPVGFEPCANPERVMEIRRPDIYAKR